A single window of Thalassomonas viridans DNA harbors:
- a CDS encoding neutral/alkaline non-lysosomal ceramidase N-terminal domain-containing protein, translating into MNKLLNRITRTGLMVGVTFTLLASPLSSAYAASWNIGSGIYDVTGPAADAGMVGYGDTGQTTKGIHTRLWSRAYVVEKPDTGKRLAFVSADIQSIPQGVKQAVVAKLKSRYGNLYDDSNVMLTATHTHVGPGGYDHYVLLNLSALGYDELNFNVIVDGIYQSIVRATDTLAPGSIKFNRGDLLDTSYNRNPVPYAQNPDAANYSHTTDKSMSLLKFVRDDGTEIGMLNWFPVHAVSNDQSQRLISADNKGIASQLFERDHNADYSQALTFVAAFANSNEGDVSPNSNGQNTPGSNHEKAIASGQKQYAKARSLYDSANISLSSSGKLDYRHQYVDFPGYQVGSEFTGANAATICEGAIGWSMVAGSSWDGPTNMAGVFEGMTVDNEGTSWNKDASLYDTYLGKYALFGWLNLFSGSSLLANADDDPCQYPKPTFVNREALGAELYTTTLPFQIFILDSLAIVSVPGEMTTMAGRRLEAQLLAELAPMGVDKLVIAGLANAYTGYITTPEEYALQYYEGGHTVYGANTLAAYTQIYHNMANALVAGTAVDAGPTPKDLSDEQIITKIGVVYDDKRLWESFGQVTQNTGNSYQYGDTIMAEFRSGHPRNNLKTMDTFLKVQQKVNGSWQTILTDNDIETEFKWIRDTDADCLACSNARVYWTPNADTPSGTYRLKHQGHWKSGWTGKISSYSGTSDSFTYSK; encoded by the coding sequence ATGAACAAATTATTAAACAGGATCACCCGTACCGGCCTGATGGTCGGCGTCACTTTCACCCTACTCGCCTCCCCTCTGTCATCCGCTTATGCCGCCAGCTGGAATATCGGCTCAGGCATTTATGATGTCACTGGCCCTGCCGCCGATGCCGGCATGGTAGGTTACGGCGATACCGGGCAAACCACCAAAGGCATACATACCCGGTTATGGTCCCGGGCTTATGTGGTGGAAAAGCCGGACACAGGAAAACGCCTGGCGTTTGTCAGCGCCGATATCCAAAGCATTCCCCAGGGGGTCAAACAGGCGGTCGTAGCTAAGCTCAAAAGCCGCTACGGCAATTTATATGACGACAGCAATGTGATGCTCACCGCCACCCATACCCATGTCGGACCTGGGGGTTATGATCATTATGTGCTGCTTAACCTCAGCGCCCTGGGTTATGACGAGCTTAACTTTAATGTTATCGTCGACGGCATTTACCAGTCGATCGTCCGGGCAACCGATACCCTGGCGCCGGGCAGCATCAAGTTTAACCGCGGCGACCTGCTCGATACCAGCTATAACCGCAACCCGGTTCCCTATGCGCAAAATCCGGATGCCGCCAACTACAGCCATACTACCGACAAATCCATGAGCCTGCTTAAATTTGTCCGCGATGACGGCACAGAAATCGGTATGCTGAACTGGTTCCCGGTCCATGCGGTTTCCAACGACCAGAGCCAGCGCCTGATCAGTGCCGACAACAAAGGCATCGCCAGCCAGCTATTCGAACGGGATCACAATGCCGACTACAGCCAGGCGCTGACTTTTGTCGCCGCTTTTGCCAACAGCAACGAAGGGGACGTTTCCCCAAACAGCAACGGCCAGAATACCCCGGGCAGCAACCACGAAAAAGCCATCGCCTCGGGTCAAAAGCAATACGCCAAGGCCCGCAGTCTGTATGACAGCGCCAATATCAGCTTAAGCAGCTCAGGCAAACTTGATTACCGCCACCAGTACGTGGACTTTCCCGGCTACCAGGTCGGCAGCGAATTTACCGGCGCCAATGCCGCCACCATATGCGAGGGCGCCATTGGCTGGTCTATGGTGGCAGGTTCCAGCTGGGACGGCCCCACCAATATGGCAGGTGTTTTTGAAGGCATGACGGTCGACAATGAAGGGACAAGCTGGAACAAGGACGCCAGTTTATACGATACCTACCTGGGCAAATATGCCCTCTTTGGCTGGTTAAACCTCTTCTCCGGCAGCAGTTTGCTGGCCAACGCCGACGACGATCCCTGCCAGTATCCCAAGCCGACTTTCGTCAACCGCGAAGCCTTGGGGGCCGAACTTTATACCACGACCTTGCCCTTCCAGATATTTATCCTCGACTCTTTAGCCATAGTGTCGGTGCCGGGTGAAATGACCACTATGGCGGGACGCCGCCTCGAAGCCCAGCTGTTGGCGGAGCTGGCGCCTATGGGAGTCGACAAGCTGGTGATCGCTGGCCTGGCCAACGCCTATACCGGTTATATCACCACGCCGGAAGAATATGCGCTGCAATATTATGAAGGCGGCCATACCGTATACGGCGCCAACACCCTGGCCGCCTATACCCAGATTTACCACAATATGGCCAATGCCCTGGTTGCCGGCACTGCGGTTGACGCCGGGCCGACCCCTAAAGATTTAAGCGACGAGCAAATCATCACCAAAATCGGCGTGGTTTATGACGATAAGCGCCTTTGGGAGAGCTTTGGCCAGGTCACCCAGAACACCGGCAACAGCTATCAATACGGCGATACCATAATGGCGGAATTCCGCTCCGGTCATCCCCGCAACAACCTGAAAACCATGGATACCTTCCTGAAAGTGCAGCAGAAGGTCAACGGCAGCTGGCAAACCATACTGACCGACAACGATATTGAAACGGAATTTAAATGGATCCGCGATACCGATGCCGACTGCCTGGCCTGCTCCAACGCCAGGGTTTACTGGACACCAAACGCCGACACCCCGTCCGGCACCTACAGGCTGAAACACCAGGGGCACTGGAAATCCGGCTGGACAGGTAAAATCTCTAGCTATTCAGGCACTTCGGATTCTTTTACCTATAGCAAATAA
- the guaA gene encoding glutamine-hydrolyzing GMP synthase — translation MTKDIHDHRILILDFGSQYTQLIARRVREIGVYCELWAWDVSEAQIREFNPTGIILAGGPESVTETDSPRAPEYVFNAGVPVLGICYGMQTMAEQLGGGVQSSSHKEFGYAAVEVIAESALFKKIEDHISDNGNAMLDVWMSHGDKVSAIPEGFTTIAQTPSCAYAAMANEDKQFYGVQFHPEVTHTKQGMRILEHFVVDICRCEKLWTSASIIEDAVAKMKAQVGDDEVVLGLSGGVDSSVVAMLLHKAIGDKLTCVFVDNGLLRLNEGKQVMDMFGDHFGLNIVHVNAEQRFLDRLAGVDEPEAKRKIIGNVFVEVFDEEAGKLKNAKWLAQGTIYPDVIESAASATGKAHVIKSHHNVGGLPEDMELGLVEPLRELFKDEVRKIGLELGLPYDMLYRHPFPGPGLGVRVLGEVKKEYCDLLRRADAIFIEELHKADLYNKVSQAFTVFLPVRSVGVMGDGRKYDWVVSLRAVETIDFMTAHWAHLPYDFLGLVSNRIINEIDGISRVVYDISGKPPATIEWE, via the coding sequence ATGACAAAAGATATTCATGATCACCGAATACTGATATTAGATTTCGGCTCCCAGTATACCCAGCTGATTGCCCGCCGCGTGCGTGAAATAGGCGTTTATTGTGAATTATGGGCCTGGGATGTCAGCGAGGCGCAAATTCGTGAATTTAACCCGACCGGCATTATTCTGGCCGGCGGTCCGGAAAGCGTGACCGAAACCGACTCGCCCCGCGCCCCTGAATATGTTTTTAATGCCGGTGTACCTGTGCTGGGCATTTGTTACGGCATGCAGACCATGGCAGAACAGCTTGGCGGCGGCGTACAAAGCTCAAGCCATAAGGAATTCGGTTATGCCGCGGTGGAAGTGATTGCCGAGTCTGCCCTGTTTAAGAAAATTGAAGACCATATCAGCGATAACGGCAATGCCATGCTGGATGTATGGATGAGCCACGGCGACAAGGTGTCCGCTATTCCGGAAGGATTTACCACAATAGCGCAGACGCCAAGCTGTGCCTATGCTGCCATGGCCAATGAAGACAAGCAGTTCTACGGCGTACAGTTCCACCCGGAAGTAACCCATACAAAGCAGGGCATGCGTATCCTTGAGCATTTCGTCGTGGACATCTGCCGCTGTGAAAAGCTGTGGACTTCCGCCTCTATCATCGAAGATGCGGTAGCGAAAATGAAAGCCCAGGTGGGAGATGACGAGGTCGTATTGGGCTTGTCCGGCGGTGTCGACTCTTCCGTGGTGGCTATGTTGTTGCACAAGGCTATCGGCGACAAGCTTACCTGTGTCTTTGTCGATAACGGCCTGCTGCGCCTGAATGAAGGCAAACAGGTGATGGACATGTTTGGCGATCATTTCGGCTTGAATATTGTACATGTCAATGCCGAGCAAAGGTTCCTTGACCGCCTGGCGGGGGTAGATGAGCCGGAAGCCAAGCGTAAGATTATAGGTAATGTGTTTGTTGAAGTGTTCGATGAAGAAGCCGGTAAGTTGAAAAATGCCAAGTGGCTGGCACAAGGCACCATTTACCCGGATGTGATCGAATCGGCGGCTTCTGCCACCGGTAAGGCCCATGTGATCAAGTCTCACCACAATGTCGGCGGTTTGCCGGAAGACATGGAACTTGGCCTGGTGGAGCCGTTGCGTGAACTCTTTAAAGACGAAGTGCGCAAGATAGGTCTGGAGCTGGGCCTGCCTTATGATATGTTATACCGCCACCCTTTCCCTGGACCTGGCTTAGGGGTGCGGGTATTGGGCGAAGTGAAAAAAGAGTACTGCGACCTGCTGCGCCGCGCCGATGCCATCTTTATTGAAGAATTGCATAAAGCCGACCTGTACAACAAGGTCAGCCAGGCCTTCACCGTGTTCCTGCCGGTACGTTCGGTAGGCGTGATGGGGGATGGCCGAAAATATGACTGGGTGGTGTCATTGCGTGCGGTGGAAACCATAGACTTTATGACGGCGCATTGGGCGCACCTGCCTTATGACTTCTTAGGGTTAGTGTCTAACCGTATTATCAATGAAATCGACGGTATTTCCCGTGTGGTTTACGATATTTCCGGTAAGCCGCCGGCGACTATCGAGTGGGAATAA